A genomic segment from Nonomuraea helvata encodes:
- a CDS encoding ABC transporter ATP-binding protein, giving the protein MTVVVSLRDVTREHGQVHALKGVSLEVSAGELVAVMGPSGSGKSTLLNVAGGLDRPTSGTVTIEGQDLATVKDLAKLRRGSVGYVFQDLNLIPSLTAAENVMLPRELDGVRSGKAREEALAVLAEVGAGEVADRFPEELSGGQRQRVAIARALAGERRLLLADEPTGALDTATGDEILQLLRTRCDEGAAVLLVTHEPRYAAWADRVVYLRDGLIVESNAVRLESAR; this is encoded by the coding sequence ATGACTGTGGTGGTGAGTTTGCGGGACGTGACCCGCGAGCACGGCCAGGTGCACGCCCTGAAGGGGGTGAGCCTGGAGGTGTCGGCGGGGGAGCTGGTCGCGGTCATGGGCCCGTCCGGCTCGGGCAAGTCGACCCTGCTCAACGTGGCGGGCGGCCTCGACCGGCCCACCTCGGGGACCGTGACGATCGAGGGCCAGGATCTCGCCACGGTGAAGGACCTCGCCAAGCTCAGGCGCGGCAGCGTCGGGTACGTCTTCCAGGACCTGAACCTGATCCCGTCCCTGACCGCCGCCGAGAACGTGATGCTGCCCAGGGAGCTCGACGGCGTCCGCTCCGGCAAGGCACGGGAGGAGGCGCTGGCCGTACTCGCCGAGGTGGGGGCCGGAGAGGTCGCCGACAGGTTCCCCGAGGAGCTGTCCGGCGGGCAGCGCCAGCGCGTGGCCATCGCCAGGGCGCTGGCGGGCGAGCGGCGGCTGCTGCTGGCCGACGAGCCGACCGGGGCGCTCGACACGGCCACCGGCGACGAGATCCTGCAGTTACTGCGCACCCGCTGCGACGAGGGCGCCGCGGTGCTGCTCGTCACCCACGAGCCGCGCTACGCGGCGTGGGCCGACCGGGTGGTCTACCTGCGCGACGGGCTGATCGTGGAGTCGAACGCGGTGCGGCTGGAGAGCGCCAGATGA
- the dacB gene encoding D-alanyl-D-alanine carboxypeptidase/D-alanyl-D-alanine endopeptidase → MRRTSASLVAGALVAALAWASSPSSPAVALDPAAGVADLTQDINKILSDSRLTIARAGVVVKSAGTGEELYATDAGKLLTPASNTKLFTSAAAVETLGLDYRFPTTVLSTGRKIGSALTGDLVLRGTGDPTMLAEDYDALAAKVAATGIKVVAGKLVADDTWFDSQRLGNDWSWDDETAYYAAPISALTASPDRDYDAGSVIVSVAADGDKVKVSTTPETGYLKIVNRATVGSETDVLIERQHNSRTVVITGTVKDPYQEWVAVDDATSYVSSLFRGALAKHGVKVLGPTVTGAAPQGAAELAEHESMTLGELLVPFLKLSNNIHAEILTKAMGRKVAGQGTWSAGLKVSTDFAKANGVQVINMRDGSGLSRRDGFSPGSIVQLLTAVRSKPWFKTWYEALPIAGNAERFVGGTLRSRMRNTPAANNVHAKTGSLTGVTSLSGYVTSAEGEPLIFSIMLNQYLSSSPKDIEDKIAIRLAQFSRANPTADAVQLRAEEPAAAGDLECSWLKPAQC, encoded by the coding sequence ATGCGGCGCACCTCAGCATCCCTCGTCGCGGGCGCGCTCGTCGCGGCCCTCGCGTGGGCGTCCAGCCCCTCCTCCCCCGCCGTCGCCCTGGATCCCGCCGCCGGCGTGGCCGACCTGACCCAGGACATCAACAAGATCCTCAGCGACTCCCGGCTCACGATCGCCAGGGCGGGCGTCGTCGTCAAGAGCGCCGGCACCGGCGAGGAGCTGTACGCCACGGACGCCGGCAAGCTCCTCACCCCCGCGTCCAACACCAAGCTCTTCACCTCCGCCGCGGCCGTGGAGACGCTCGGGCTCGACTACCGCTTCCCCACCACCGTGCTGAGCACCGGCCGCAAGATCGGCTCGGCGCTGACCGGCGACCTGGTGCTGCGCGGCACCGGCGACCCGACCATGCTGGCCGAGGACTATGACGCGCTGGCCGCCAAGGTGGCCGCGACAGGCATCAAGGTCGTCGCGGGCAAGCTGGTGGCGGACGACACCTGGTTCGACTCGCAGCGGCTCGGCAACGACTGGTCGTGGGACGACGAGACCGCCTACTACGCGGCGCCCATCTCCGCGCTGACCGCCTCGCCCGACAGGGACTACGACGCCGGCTCGGTGATCGTGTCCGTGGCGGCCGACGGCGACAAGGTCAAGGTCTCCACCACGCCGGAGACCGGCTACCTGAAGATCGTCAACAGGGCCACCGTGGGCTCGGAGACCGACGTCCTCATCGAACGGCAGCACAACAGCCGTACCGTCGTGATCACCGGCACGGTCAAGGACCCGTACCAGGAGTGGGTGGCCGTGGACGACGCCACGTCGTACGTCTCGTCGCTGTTCCGCGGCGCGCTGGCCAAGCACGGCGTCAAGGTGCTCGGGCCGACCGTCACGGGCGCGGCTCCCCAAGGGGCCGCGGAGCTGGCCGAGCACGAGTCGATGACGCTGGGCGAGCTGCTGGTGCCGTTCCTGAAGCTGAGCAACAACATCCACGCCGAGATCCTCACCAAGGCCATGGGACGCAAGGTCGCGGGCCAGGGCACGTGGTCGGCCGGGCTCAAGGTCAGCACCGACTTCGCCAAGGCCAACGGGGTGCAGGTGATCAACATGCGGGACGGCTCCGGGCTGTCGCGCCGCGACGGCTTCTCGCCGGGCTCGATCGTGCAGCTGCTCACGGCCGTACGGAGCAAGCCGTGGTTCAAGACCTGGTACGAGGCGCTGCCCATCGCGGGCAACGCCGAGCGCTTCGTCGGCGGCACCCTGCGCAGCCGGATGCGCAACACGCCGGCCGCGAACAACGTCCACGCCAAGACCGGCTCGCTGACCGGGGTCACCTCGCTGTCCGGGTACGTGACCAGCGCCGAGGGCGAGCCGCTGATCTTCTCGATCATGCTGAACCAGTACCTGTCGTCCTCGCCCAAGGACATCGAGGACAAGATCGCCATCAGGCTCGCCCAGTTCTCCCGTGCGAATCCGACCGCCGACGCCGTGCAGCTCCGCGCCGAGGAGCCGGCCGCGGCGGGCGACCTCGAGTGCTCCTGGCTGAAGCCCGCGCAGTGCTAG
- a CDS encoding DUF1707 and FHA domain-containing protein, producing the protein MSSTHPPFRASDGERDRAIEELKHRAVEGRISHDTFVGRVDQVLRARSRHELDEVVADLPRRPSLRQRLTDAVASVSEFTTRLQSAWRRPRLPRLALPDDDRLRYVVGRGSACDLVLSDLTVSRVHAELRREGDGGWMLVDLGSLNGTRLNGWRLVGPARVRSGDEISFGDCGFLLTSGQPSL; encoded by the coding sequence ATGAGTTCCACGCATCCGCCCTTTCGCGCGTCCGACGGGGAACGCGACCGCGCGATCGAGGAGCTCAAGCACCGGGCCGTGGAGGGCCGGATCTCGCACGACACGTTCGTGGGCCGGGTGGACCAGGTGCTGCGGGCACGCAGCCGGCACGAGCTCGACGAGGTGGTCGCGGACCTGCCGCGACGGCCCTCACTCCGGCAGCGGCTGACCGACGCCGTCGCCTCGGTCTCCGAGTTCACCACCCGGTTACAGTCGGCGTGGCGTCGTCCGCGGCTGCCCCGGCTGGCGCTGCCCGACGACGACCGGCTCCGTTACGTGGTGGGGCGGGGGTCGGCGTGCGACCTCGTGCTGTCGGATCTGACGGTGTCCCGGGTCCACGCCGAGCTGCGGCGCGAGGGCGACGGCGGGTGGATGCTGGTGGACCTGGGCTCGCTCAACGGCACCCGGCTCAACGGGTGGCGGCTGGTGGGTCCCGCGCGGGTGCGGTCGGGTGACGAGATCTCGTTCGGCGACTGCGGGTTCCTGCTGACCTCGGGCCAGCCGTCCCTCTGA
- a CDS encoding PadR family transcriptional regulator, whose protein sequence is MSIRHGLLALLSSGPRYGYQLRVEFEASTGATWPLNIGQVYTTLSRLERDGLVAPGGADEQGRAVYTITEAGREELERWFSTPVAQTDRPRDELAIKIAMAVAGDVDVADVIQTQRAATMRALQELTRAKRAATGGTAQRLVLDSLIFKAEAEQRWLDHCEAVSKEKKTS, encoded by the coding sequence ATGTCGATCAGACACGGACTGCTCGCGTTGCTGAGCAGCGGACCGCGATACGGCTATCAGCTGCGGGTGGAGTTCGAGGCGTCCACAGGGGCGACCTGGCCGCTGAACATCGGCCAGGTCTATACGACGCTCTCCCGCCTTGAGCGTGACGGCCTGGTGGCGCCAGGGGGCGCCGACGAGCAGGGCCGCGCGGTCTACACGATCACCGAGGCCGGTCGGGAGGAGTTGGAGCGATGGTTCAGCACCCCCGTCGCCCAGACCGACCGGCCTCGGGACGAACTGGCCATCAAGATCGCGATGGCCGTCGCCGGTGACGTGGACGTCGCCGATGTCATCCAGACCCAGCGCGCGGCCACCATGCGCGCGCTGCAGGAGCTCACGAGGGCCAAGCGGGCCGCGACCGGCGGTACGGCGCAGCGGCTGGTCCTCGATTCGTTGATTTTCAAGGCCGAGGCGGAGCAGCGCTGGCTGGACCACTGCGAGGCCGTTTCCAAGGAGAAGAAGACGTCATGA